The following are encoded together in the Neomonachus schauinslandi chromosome 15, ASM220157v2, whole genome shotgun sequence genome:
- the NATD1 gene encoding protein NATD1 yields MGGQWYGGHRSHSEDLALTPSELITFEFYCYDAPSVSGASPVHHPPSAGCHDRAVLLYEYVGKRIVDLQHTEVPDAYRGRGIAKHLAKAALDFVVEEDLKAHLTCWYIQKYVKENPLPQYLERLQP; encoded by the exons ATGGGGGGCCAGTGGTACGGGGGCCACAGAAGCCACAGTGAGGACTTGGCTCTGACTCCCAGTGAG CTTATCACCTTCGAGTTCTACTGTTATGATG CCCCGAGCGTGTCCGGGGCCTCACCTGTTCACCACCCTCCCTCTGCAGGATGTCACGACCGGGCTGTCCTGCTCTACGAGTATGTGGGCAAGCGGATCGTGGACCTGCAGCACACCGAGGTCCCCGACGCCTACCGCGGCCGTGGCATCGCCAAGCACCTGGCTAAG GCTGCTCTGGACTTTGTAGTGGAGGAGGACCTGAAGGCCCATCTCACGTGCTGGTACATCCAGAAGTACGTCAAGGAGAACCCCCTGCCACAGTACCTGGAGCGCCTCCAGCCATAG